One genomic region from Procambarus clarkii isolate CNS0578487 chromosome 85, FALCON_Pclarkii_2.0, whole genome shotgun sequence encodes:
- the LOC138358720 gene encoding uncharacterized protein, translated as MFERELTHLHLLQHSEPAPSPTLSTYTFPNTQNLHLLQHSEPAPSPTLSTYTFSNTQHLHLLQHSEPAPSPTLSTYTFSNTQNLHLLQHSAPTPSPTLRTCTFSNTQHLHLLQHSAPTPSPTLRTYTFSNTQHLHLLQHSEPAPSPTLRTCTFSNTQHLHLLQHSEPAPSPTLSTYTFSNTQNLHLLQHSAPTPSPTLRTCTFSNTQNLHLLQHSEPTPSPTLRTYTFSNTQHLHLLQHSEPAPSPTLRTYTFSNTQNLHLLQHSAPTPSPTLRTYTFSNTQNLHLLQHSESAPSPTLSTYTFPQHSEPTPSPTLRTCSSNSKRKQNERQAVVTSKIKILEIRLSGKTARETGLLGRIMYPHAHVSRSVRDDDVGYNGNDEDGIKVF; from the exons caGAACCTGCACCTTCTCCAACACTCAGAACCTGCACCTTCTCCAACACTCAGCACCTACACCTTCTCCAACACTCAGCACCTACACCTTCTCCAACACTCAGAACCTGCACCTTCTCCAACACTCAGCACCTACACCTTCTCCAACACTCAGAACCTGCACCTTCTCCAACACTCAGCACCTACACCTTCTCCAACACTCAGAACCTGCACCTTCTCCAACACTCAGCACCTACACCTTCTCCAACACTCAGCACCTACACCTTCTCCAACACTCAGAACCTACACCTTCTCCAACACTCAGCACCTACACCTTCTCCAACACTCAGAACCTGCACCTTCTCCAACACTCAGAACCTGCACCTTCTCCAACACTCAGCACCTACACCTTCTCCAACACTCAGAACCTGCACCTTCTCCAACACTCAGCACCTACACCTTCTCCAACACTCAGAACCTGCACCTTCTCCAACACTCAGCACCTACACCTTCTCCAACACTCAGAACCTGCACCTTCTCCAACACTCAGAACCTGCACCTTCTCCAACACTCAGAACCTACACCTTCTCCAACACTCAGAACCTACACCTTCTCCAACACTCAGCACCTACACCTTCTCCAACACTCAGAACCTGCACCTTCTCCAACACTCAGAACCTACACCTTCTCCAACACTCAGAACCTACACCTTCTCCAACACTCAGCACCTACACCTTCTCCAACACTCAGAACCTACACCTTCTCCAACACTCAGAACCTACACCTTCTCCAACACTCAGAATCTGCACCTTCTCCAACACTCAGCACCTACACCTTCCCCCAACACTCAGAACCTACACCTTCTCCAACACTCAGAACCTGCAGCTCCAATTCTAAAAGAAAACAGAAT GAACGTCAGGCAGTTGTAACTAGCAAGATTAAGATACTAGAAATCAGGTTATCTGGCAAGACGGCCAGGGAGACAGGACTCTTGGGCAG GATCATGTATCCACATGCTCATGTATCCAGGTCTGTTAGAGATGATGATGTTGGTTACAATGGAAATGATGAGGATGGTATTAAGGTGTTCTAA